Part of the Salvelinus sp. IW2-2015 unplaced genomic scaffold, ASM291031v2 Un_scaffold9903, whole genome shotgun sequence genome is shown below.
TGAAGGGGTCAAGGGTTACCAGCGTAATGGTAGTCTACTGCTGTTGATGGGTTCGAGAAGAACAATCTCTCCAACGTGgcctgggagagagggatgacagaggaagaaagaaagatgaAATATAGAAAAATAGAAATGAGGAACAGAGTGATATTTGAACCAAAATAAACTAAATAATACAtaagtgaatgaatgaataaataaatgaataaatgaatgaataaataaatgaataaatgaatgaaagaatgaatgaataaataattgaataaatgaatgaacgaatgaatgaatacatgaataaatgaatgaattaatgaattaatgaaagaatgaatgaatgaatgaatgaataaataaatgaatgaaagaatgaatgaataaataattgaataaatgaatgaataaatgaaagaaagaatgaaagaatgaattaatgaatgaataaatgaatgaatgaacgaMtaaatgaatgaatgaaagaatgGTTCCTCCCTCCTCACCAGTGTATCTCCATGACAACGGTAGAGACAGTGTAGAGCCAGCTCTGTGTTGCTGCCCCCTCCTGGTAGACAGCTAGAACTACACAAAGACAACACTGCCTCCACTGAGAATGGGAGAGCGGAAGAATCAAAGTGTGAATGAAAAATTCCGCAGTAGGGTTTTAATCTCGGATCAGCCTGAGACTCATTCAGGATAAAATAtagacccctcaaactcaactctggaccaggaagccagttccactggtTTTGTAATTGTTCCctttctaatcagggactgatttagacctgggtcaCCCTGTGGGTGATTGCCCTCTAATCAGggtctgatttagacctgggacaccaggtgggtaattcccctctaatcagggactgatttagacctgggacatcaggtgggtgattcccctctaatcaggtactgatttagacctgggacaccaggtgggtgattcccctctaatcagggactgatttagacctgggacaccaggtgggtgcaattcattatcaggtagaagatAAAACCAGCAGGTTCTGGACCTTatagagttgaatacccctgacaTAGACCATGGACCTTgtagagttgaatacccctgacaTAGACCATGGACCTCgtagagttgaatacccctgacaNNNNNNNNNNNNNNNNNNNNNNNNNNNNNNNNNNNNNNNNNNNNNNNNNNNNNNNNNNNNNNNNNNNNNNNNNNNNNNNNNNNNNNNNNNNNNNNNNNNNNNNNNNNNNNNNNNNNNNNNNNNNNNNNNNNNNNNNNNNNNNNNNNNNNNNNNNNNNNNNNNNNNNNNNNNNNNNNNNNNNNNNNNNNNNNNNNNNNNNNNNNNNNNNNNNNNNNNNNNNNNNNNNNNNNNNNNNNNNNNNNNNNNNNNNNNNNNNNNNNNNNNNNNNNNNNNNNNNNNNNNNNNNNNNNNNNNNNNNNNNNNNNNNNNNNNNNNNNNNNNNNNNNNNNNNNNNNNNNNNNNNNNNNNNNNNNNNNNNNNNNNNNNNNNNNNNNNNNNNNNNNNNNNNNNNNNNNNNNNNNNNNNNNNNNNNNNNNNNNNNNNNNNNNNNNNNNNNNNNNNNNNNNNNNNNNNNNNNNNNNNNNNNNNNNNNNNNNNNNNNNNNNNNNNNNNNNNNNNNNNNNNNNNNNNNNNNNNNNNNNNNNNNNNNNNNNNNNNNNNNNNNNNNNNNNNNNNNNNNNNNNNNNNNNNNNNNNNNNNNNNNNNNNNNNNNNNNNNNNNNNNNNNNNNNNNNNNNNNNNNNNNNNNNNNNNNNNNNNNNNNNNNNNNNNNNNNNNNNNNNNNNNNNNNNNNNNNNNNNNNNNNNNNNNNNNNNNNNNNNNNNNNNNNNNNNNNNNNNNNNNNNNNNNNNNNNNNNNNNNNNNNNNNNNNNNNNNNNNNNNNNNNNNNNNNNNNNNNNNNNNNNNNNNNNNNNNNNNNNNNNNNNNNNNNNNNNNNNNNNNNNNNNNNNNNNNNNNNNNNNNNNNNNNNNNNNNNNNNAATGTTAAGGAAGTAGAGTTGAATGTTAAGGAAGTAGAGTTGAATGTTAAGGAAGTAGAGTTGAATGGTTCTTACCTTTTCCCTGAATTACAGAACTCCTCTGAAGCTCCTCCCAAGGTTTCCAGAGCAACTCCTCATTGGATGATGATTCTTCTGGCCACGCCCCtgacccctccttcctctctagaCAACATGGCAGCTCAGCCTGGAACCCTCGACCCACGTTGATACACCTGGGAGAATGAATCAATGAATGAACAAaagaacaaacgaacgaacaataGAAGAACACAATAGAATCCATTACTCTGTCCAGCCATACTCACGGAAGTAAAAAAGATCCCTTCTCCTCTTCAGTCATCCTTCCCATCCCTCGTTCCCCAGCTGAAGGGGggacgagggaggagagaagcCCCGTTCCCCTGCGTCGGGGGTTCAGCATAGGTAGAGGGGTGTAGTGGAGCCCTCTCCCAATCCGCTCCACTCccctctgccctcctcctcctctaggaGACTGGAGTGGACTAGGGAAGGGAGTACCTCTAAACACCACTAGGGGTGCTGCTCCATGCTGTGGCAGTCCACTGGGGGGCTGGGATAGAAGAGAGGATAGGTGAAGGGGTGAGGCAGAGACAACGGTGGATTGTACCGGAGTTTGAAGACTATAGTGACCTGCgagcagaagagagggggggggggggagaagcaaCATAATCAATGGGAGGAAGGTAAAGGAGGAGACTGGAGAGAACACAAGTTAGAACATTTTGGATTTTGGAATACACTATCACACAGCACCATACCTGTATTATTCTCATAGTCCCGGTGAACATGTCTCTGAGTGAACACTGCCTCCTGGCCGTATACATGGCCGGCGCTTGAGGGGTTGCCGTCGACGACACCCACTTCACCTGACTGCTGCGGCCAATGACAGGGTGGGAGCTTCCACATGACGGTGGAGGGGTGGGAAGTGTGGAGTGGCTGGTGAGAGGAGGGGTAAAACTGGACTGTTCACTACAATCCCCCCCTGGGCGTACTGGGGGAGTTCAAACTGTCCGAGAGAGGGTCGTGTGAGTTTGGGAGggggggagtgggaggaggagggggagaggggtaaATGGGGAGGGCTAAGAGCCAGAGTTGGaaaagggtgaggaggaggagggagagtggaagaGTCTGTGAGGGAATTGTAAGCACTCGTTTTGATCCATCCTGTGCTTTGCCCTCCCGAACCGAATCCTAAAACCCCACTTCCGGAAATCCCATTCGGAATTCTGTTGCCGGCGACGTTGCGTCTGACGAAGAACGCCTCTGAAAAGGAGTCCAGTTTTTGCCGGTACACCCCAACGCCACCACCACTAGGGCCACTTGCTGCCTGGGAATAGGAGTACAAAGATGCCCAATCCTTGGGGTACCCCCCTCCCTTCTCACTGCCTTCCCAAGCCACAGAACCCTGATCTGGGGGAGAGGGACTCACCCAAAACCCAGGCTTGAACTGGGCCTCTGGAGGATCCAGGTTGGACCTTTTATCCCCAAAATCATCACATTCTCCTCCGAAATCATCAACCCTTCTCAAACTATTCCTCTTTCCTGTATCATCAAAGATATCACTACCATTATAGAGATGATCAGCTCTATTGTTTCCACCATCATGGCTACCGGTAGTGGTGTCTCT
Proteins encoded:
- the LOC112079851 gene encoding transcriptional-regulating factor 1 encodes the protein MWKLPPCHWPQQSGEVGVVDGNPSSAGHVYGQEAVFTQRHVHRDYENNTGHYSLQTPVQSTVVSASPLHLSSLLSQPPSGLPQHGAAPLVVFRGTPFPSPLQSPRGGGGQRGVERIGRGLHYTPLPMLNPRRRGTGLLSSLVPPSAGERGMGRMTEEEKGSFLLPCINVGRGFQAELPCCLERKEGSGAWPEESSSNEELLWKPWEELQRSSVIQGKVEAVLSLCSSSCLPGGGSNTELALHCLYRCHGDTLATLERLFFSNPSTAVDYHYA